The proteins below are encoded in one region of Fibrella aestuarina BUZ 2:
- the infB gene encoding translation initiation factor IF-2: MAEDKSMRLSQVAKILNKGLSSVASTLSAKGFKVEVNPNTKINTEQLEVLAREFKSNELLNGARKPAEATAPTEAPTRRDDDYLPRYSRDDHGRPVTGAPAGQAPASNRPTEAPRPQSNAPVEREAAPASGLPGLKVLGKIDLNPKPAAAPAQPAKPQQPAAVQPTVQPAAPQQPQPTPPVQAKPETPSQPVEAPKPTPAPAPVVAAQPKPVEQKAAPVAPAPPKAEEAPKPAPAPVAATPQPAVQKPAETPAPAAAPKPVAETPAPAAKPAETPAPAPADTPPTPVETIRAEGSVQLKGLTVKGTIDLTQFNRPQGGGAAGRDKKKRKRIPNANDRRPGQPGQGTGQPQGDRQGGQRSDRPQGERQGGPNQGGDRNQNQGGDRTNQAGGDRRPQGQGGGTNQNRPQGQGQGGGTNQNRPQGQGQGGGNNQNRPSNGPRPGSKNDRRGPGDRDRRETPSKQEVSANIRATNQRIAGGNTRTNRGAERRRDRRNQREEDRRLLNEQEELEAKTLKVTEYVSANDLASLMDVSINEVISVCLSAGMFVSINQRLDAEAITFITDEFGYDVQFVSAEEEVESGLEEAPDADEDLELRAPIVTIMGHVDHGKTSLLDYIRRTKVAAGEAGGITQHIGAYSVKTADGRMVTFLDTPGHEAFTAMRARGAKVTDVVIIVIAADDSIMPQTREAINHAQVAGVPIVFAFSKVDKPGADAEKIRNELAQMNLLVEEWGGKYQSQEISSKSGMGIDELLDKVLLEAEVLELKANPDRRATGTVIEATLDKGRGYVTTVLVQNGTLRQGDIMLVGAHYGRIRAMTNDRGERIKEAGPSQPVLILGLPGAPQAGDKFNVMETDREAREIANKREQLLREQTLRTRKHITLEEIGRRKAIGSFKELNVIVKGDFDGSVEALSDSLLQLSTGEVQVNIIHKAVGQISESDVLLASTADAIIVGFQVRPSSNARRLAEQEQIEIRLYSIIYDAINEIKDAMEGLLAPTQEEVITGNIEVREVFKISKIGTVAGCYVTDGSIKRNSKIRVIRDFIVIHTGEISALKRFKDDVAEVRTGYECGLSIKGFNDIEVGDTIEGFEIKEVKRTLA, encoded by the coding sequence ATGGCAGAAGATAAGTCAATGCGCCTAAGCCAAGTGGCAAAAATTCTCAACAAAGGGCTCTCCTCTGTTGCGAGTACGCTTTCTGCCAAAGGGTTTAAGGTGGAAGTGAATCCCAACACCAAAATCAACACAGAACAGTTGGAGGTGTTGGCGAGAGAATTTAAATCGAACGAGCTCCTGAATGGTGCCCGTAAGCCGGCCGAGGCTACGGCGCCCACAGAAGCACCGACTCGTCGGGACGACGACTACTTGCCGCGTTACTCACGCGACGATCATGGACGCCCTGTGACAGGTGCGCCCGCCGGCCAAGCGCCGGCCAGCAACCGGCCTACGGAAGCTCCCCGCCCGCAAAGCAACGCGCCTGTTGAGCGTGAAGCCGCGCCAGCCTCGGGATTACCCGGCCTGAAGGTGCTGGGAAAAATTGACCTGAACCCGAAACCAGCGGCGGCACCGGCACAGCCAGCTAAACCGCAGCAACCAGCAGCGGTACAGCCAACGGTTCAACCTGCCGCTCCGCAGCAGCCACAGCCTACGCCGCCCGTACAGGCCAAACCGGAAACGCCCAGCCAACCGGTTGAAGCGCCCAAGCCTACGCCAGCACCTGCCCCCGTGGTAGCGGCTCAGCCGAAGCCTGTCGAGCAGAAGGCCGCGCCGGTAGCACCAGCTCCGCCGAAAGCCGAAGAAGCGCCCAAGCCTGCACCGGCTCCCGTGGCGGCCACGCCGCAGCCAGCCGTTCAGAAGCCAGCCGAAACGCCGGCACCTGCAGCGGCTCCTAAGCCTGTAGCTGAAACACCAGCTCCTGCGGCTAAACCTGCTGAAACGCCAGCGCCTGCACCAGCCGATACACCTCCCACGCCCGTTGAGACGATCCGGGCCGAAGGTAGTGTGCAGCTGAAAGGGCTTACCGTGAAAGGCACCATCGATCTGACCCAGTTCAATCGCCCGCAGGGTGGTGGCGCGGCAGGTCGTGATAAAAAGAAACGTAAGCGCATCCCCAACGCCAACGACCGCCGTCCGGGCCAACCGGGACAAGGTACCGGGCAACCGCAGGGCGATCGTCAGGGTGGCCAGCGTAGCGACCGTCCGCAGGGCGAGCGCCAGGGTGGCCCCAACCAGGGCGGGGATCGTAACCAGAATCAGGGTGGCGACCGCACCAACCAGGCTGGCGGAGACCGTCGTCCACAAGGACAGGGGGGCGGCACCAACCAGAACCGGCCACAGGGTCAGGGACAAGGTGGTGGCACCAACCAGAACCGGCCGCAAGGACAGGGACAAGGTGGTGGCAACAATCAGAACCGCCCATCTAATGGACCACGTCCTGGCAGCAAAAACGACCGTCGGGGACCCGGTGATCGTGACCGCCGCGAAACGCCGTCGAAACAGGAGGTTTCGGCTAACATCCGAGCCACCAACCAACGGATTGCCGGTGGCAACACGCGCACCAACCGGGGCGCCGAACGCCGCCGTGACCGCCGAAATCAGCGCGAAGAGGACCGCCGCCTGCTCAACGAACAGGAGGAACTCGAAGCCAAAACACTGAAAGTGACCGAATACGTATCGGCCAACGACCTCGCGTCGTTGATGGACGTATCGATCAACGAAGTGATCTCGGTTTGTTTGAGTGCTGGTATGTTCGTCTCGATCAACCAACGCCTTGATGCCGAAGCTATCACGTTCATCACCGACGAGTTTGGTTATGACGTACAGTTTGTATCGGCCGAAGAGGAGGTAGAATCGGGTCTGGAAGAAGCGCCGGATGCCGACGAAGACCTTGAACTCCGCGCCCCGATCGTTACGATCATGGGTCACGTTGACCACGGTAAGACGTCGTTGCTTGACTACATCCGTCGGACGAAAGTGGCAGCGGGTGAAGCCGGTGGTATTACGCAGCATATTGGTGCCTACAGCGTGAAAACGGCTGATGGCCGCATGGTTACCTTCCTCGATACGCCTGGTCACGAAGCCTTTACGGCTATGCGGGCACGGGGTGCGAAAGTAACCGACGTCGTTATCATCGTGATCGCCGCCGACGACAGCATCATGCCCCAGACGCGTGAGGCCATCAACCACGCACAGGTAGCCGGTGTACCCATCGTGTTCGCTTTCTCGAAAGTGGATAAGCCGGGTGCCGACGCCGAGAAAATCCGGAACGAACTGGCTCAGATGAACCTGCTCGTTGAAGAATGGGGTGGTAAATACCAGTCGCAGGAAATTTCGTCGAAATCAGGAATGGGTATCGACGAACTGCTCGACAAAGTATTGCTCGAAGCCGAAGTACTGGAGCTGAAAGCCAACCCGGACCGCCGCGCCACGGGTACGGTTATCGAAGCCACACTCGACAAGGGTCGTGGGTACGTGACCACCGTACTGGTGCAGAACGGTACACTCCGCCAAGGCGACATCATGCTTGTGGGCGCTCACTATGGCCGCATCCGCGCCATGACGAACGATCGCGGCGAACGCATCAAAGAAGCCGGACCGAGTCAGCCGGTGCTGATCCTGGGTCTGCCGGGTGCACCACAGGCGGGTGATAAGTTCAACGTGATGGAAACGGACCGCGAGGCCCGCGAAATCGCCAACAAACGGGAGCAACTTCTGCGCGAGCAGACACTCCGTACCCGCAAGCACATTACGCTCGAAGAGATCGGTCGCCGGAAGGCTATCGGTTCATTTAAAGAGCTGAACGTGATTGTGAAAGGCGACTTCGACGGTTCGGTAGAAGCCCTCTCCGATTCGTTGCTGCAACTCTCGACAGGTGAAGTGCAGGTGAACATCATCCACAAAGCGGTGGGTCAGATTTCCGAATCCGACGTGCTGCTGGCCTCAACGGCGGATGCGATCATCGTTGGCTTCCAGGTACGTCCGTCGTCGAATGCCCGCCGTCTGGCTGAGCAGGAACAGATTGAGATTCGCCTGTACTCGATTATTTACGATGCGATCAATGAGATCAAAGACGCGATGGAAGGCCTGTTGGCACCGACGCAGGAAGAGGTCATCACGGGCAACATCGAAGTACGCGAGGTGTTCAAGATCAGCAAGATTGGTACGGTGGCCGGTTGTTACGTTACGGATGGCAGCATCAAGCGGAACAGCAAGATTCGGGTCATTCGCGACTTCATCGTGATCCACACGGGCGAAATCAGCGCGCTGAAACGCTTTAAGGATGATGTAGCTGAAGTTCGTACCGGTTACGAATGCGGTCTGAGCATCAAAGGCTTCAACGACATCGAAGTAGGCGATACCATTGAAGGCTTCGAAATCAAAGAGGTTAAACGCACACTGGCCTGA
- a CDS encoding molybdenum cofactor biosynthesis protein MoaE has protein sequence MIALTADPIDFSSAYHYLQTDEAGAIDFFFGVVRNNTQKRDVQQLDYEAYGPMAVREMQKIADEACRRWNVLRYVIIHRTGVLRIGEMAVLIGVATPHRDAAFEATRYIIDTIKQTVPIWKKERFTDGEVWVNATP, from the coding sequence ATGATAGCCCTTACTGCCGATCCTATCGACTTTAGTTCGGCGTATCACTACCTGCAAACCGATGAAGCCGGGGCCATTGATTTCTTCTTTGGCGTGGTACGTAACAATACCCAAAAACGCGATGTGCAGCAGCTCGATTACGAAGCCTACGGCCCGATGGCCGTTCGTGAGATGCAGAAAATCGCCGATGAAGCCTGCCGCCGCTGGAATGTGCTCAGGTACGTTATCATCCACCGGACGGGCGTGTTGCGTATTGGCGAAATGGCGGTTCTGATTGGGGTAGCTACCCCCCACCGCGATGCCGCCTTCGAAGCGACTCGGTACATCATCGACACCATCAAACAGACGGTTCCCATCTGGAAAAAAGAGCGCTTCACCGACGGTGAAGTCTGGGTCAACGCAACGCCATGA
- a CDS encoding S9 family peptidase, giving the protein MKHLFNLLSWCACALPVLAQPTPPTPTSTSALSIETIMQDPRQWVGTSPSGVFWSDDSRTIYFTWHDARSADKALGDSLYKITLPAPGTAGRNAAIPAPVKVSIAERRLLPSADDRPIYNRARTLRLYEKYGDIFLLNRQTGPSGAQVRMLTSTVERESNPVFSGDEKAVIFTRAQNLFRLDLTTGFVEQLTNFDPAAKKPEAKQTDQESWLKKDQLALFDVLRLRKAKRDETERTTKAEQPHRPKTIGTDGRTVMNASLSPDGRLVTYNLMRSASSKSTIVPNFITESGFTEDLPARTKVGAPLAAVEFMVYDVRRDTALTISLASLPGITDKPDYLMPAAVTSGSATAAGRSTVAASEKTAKDTTTTRKGATTKPANRPVYVSMPVWAEGPTARYGVVSIRALDNKDRWLMLVDTESPTTMKLLDRQRDEAWVGGPGIGGAFSPGTLGWLDAQTIYYQSEADGYSHLYTQNVLTGQKTQLTKGRFEVQQVTLSADKRFFYLTTNERHPGEQHLYRLAVTSGRDGALQRTQLTTMTGANDVTLSPDESRMVIRYSASNKPWELYLLDGIKKKGTEPVAFGGSAIQLTQSTTASFQAYPWREPAVVTIQARDGQPIYARLYQPAANAAVKATGKAVVFVHGAGYLQNAHKWWSQYFREYMFHNLLVDKGYTVLDIDYRASAGYGRDWRTGIYRFMGGKDLTDHVDAAAWLVKNHGVDAKRIGIYGGSYGGFITLMAMFTTPDVFKAGAALRPVTDWAAYNHGYTSNILNEPYADTLAYRRSSPIYHAAGLKGHLLICHGMVDVNVHFQDAVRLAQRLIELKKENWELAAYPVEDHGFVEPTSWMDEYKRILKLFDERL; this is encoded by the coding sequence ATGAAACACCTCTTCAACTTACTGAGCTGGTGCGCCTGTGCCTTGCCCGTGCTGGCTCAACCCACCCCGCCCACACCTACTTCAACGTCAGCGCTAAGTATCGAGACGATCATGCAGGACCCTAGGCAATGGGTCGGTACGTCGCCGTCCGGGGTGTTCTGGTCCGACGATTCGCGCACGATTTACTTCACCTGGCACGATGCCCGGTCGGCCGACAAAGCGCTGGGCGACTCGCTGTACAAAATTACGCTGCCTGCCCCCGGAACGGCTGGCCGAAACGCCGCCATACCAGCTCCCGTCAAAGTGTCGATCGCCGAACGTCGGCTGCTGCCGTCGGCCGACGACCGGCCGATCTATAACCGCGCCCGCACGCTACGGCTCTACGAAAAATACGGCGATATCTTTCTGCTCAACCGCCAGACGGGCCCATCGGGCGCGCAGGTACGTATGCTCACCAGCACCGTCGAGCGCGAATCGAACCCAGTGTTTTCCGGCGACGAGAAGGCGGTTATTTTTACCCGCGCCCAGAACCTGTTTCGCCTCGACCTCACGACCGGCTTCGTCGAACAACTGACCAACTTCGACCCCGCCGCCAAAAAGCCGGAGGCCAAACAAACCGACCAGGAATCGTGGCTCAAAAAAGATCAGTTAGCCCTGTTCGACGTGCTCCGGCTACGGAAAGCCAAACGCGACGAAACCGAACGCACAACCAAAGCCGAACAGCCCCACCGCCCCAAAACGATTGGCACCGACGGCCGCACCGTCATGAATGCCAGTCTGAGCCCCGATGGTCGGCTGGTTACCTATAACCTGATGCGGTCGGCGAGCAGCAAATCGACCATCGTGCCCAATTTCATCACCGAATCGGGCTTTACGGAAGACCTCCCCGCCCGCACCAAAGTAGGCGCGCCGCTGGCAGCGGTCGAGTTTATGGTGTATGACGTTCGGCGCGATACGGCCCTGACCATTAGCCTCGCCAGCCTGCCCGGCATCACCGACAAGCCCGACTATCTGATGCCCGCTGCCGTCACGAGCGGTTCGGCGACGGCGGCGGGGCGCAGCACGGTCGCGGCCAGCGAAAAAACGGCAAAAGACACCACGACGACCCGCAAAGGCGCCACCACCAAACCGGCGAACCGGCCTGTGTACGTCAGCATGCCCGTGTGGGCCGAAGGGCCAACCGCCCGCTACGGGGTCGTCTCGATTCGTGCCCTCGACAACAAAGACCGCTGGCTGATGCTCGTCGATACCGAAAGCCCGACAACCATGAAGCTCCTCGATCGGCAGCGCGACGAAGCCTGGGTGGGTGGTCCCGGTATCGGTGGGGCCTTCTCGCCAGGTACGTTGGGCTGGCTCGACGCCCAGACGATCTACTACCAGTCGGAAGCCGACGGTTATTCGCACCTGTACACGCAGAACGTACTGACGGGCCAGAAAACCCAGCTGACCAAAGGGCGCTTCGAAGTGCAGCAGGTGACGCTATCGGCCGACAAACGCTTCTTCTACCTGACCACCAACGAACGCCATCCGGGCGAGCAGCACCTGTACCGCCTGGCCGTAACGAGTGGCCGCGATGGCGCTCTGCAACGTACCCAGCTCACCACCATGACCGGCGCCAACGACGTCACGCTCTCGCCCGACGAATCGCGGATGGTCATCCGGTATTCGGCCAGCAATAAGCCCTGGGAGCTTTATTTACTGGACGGTATCAAGAAGAAGGGGACTGAGCCGGTGGCTTTCGGTGGCTCGGCGATCCAACTGACGCAGTCGACCACCGCCAGTTTTCAGGCGTACCCGTGGCGCGAACCCGCCGTGGTCACGATTCAGGCCCGCGATGGGCAACCCATCTACGCCCGCCTGTACCAGCCCGCCGCCAACGCGGCCGTCAAAGCCACGGGCAAAGCCGTCGTCTTTGTGCATGGTGCGGGTTACCTCCAGAATGCGCACAAATGGTGGAGCCAGTATTTCCGCGAATACATGTTTCACAACCTGCTGGTCGACAAGGGCTATACCGTGCTCGACATCGACTACCGGGCGTCGGCGGGGTACGGGCGTGACTGGCGCACGGGCATTTACCGGTTTATGGGGGGCAAAGACCTCACCGATCACGTCGATGCGGCCGCCTGGCTTGTCAAAAACCACGGCGTCGATGCCAAACGAATCGGTATATACGGTGGGTCGTACGGTGGGTTTATCACCCTCATGGCCATGTTTACTACCCCCGACGTATTCAAGGCGGGCGCCGCCCTGCGCCCTGTCACCGACTGGGCGGCTTACAACCACGGCTACACCAGCAATATCCTGAACGAGCCTTACGCCGATACACTCGCCTACCGCCGGTCGTCGCCCATCTACCACGCTGCTGGCTTGAAAGGGCACCTGCTCATCTGCCACGGTATGGTCGACGTAAACGTGCATTTTCAGGATGCCGTCCGGCTGGCGCAACGCCTCATCGAACTGAAAAAGGAAAATTGGGAACTGGCGGCCTACCCCGTTGAAGACCACGGATTCGTGGAGCCAACGAGTTGGATGGACGAGTACAAACGCATCCTCAAACTGTTCGACGAGCGATTATGA
- the moaD gene encoding molybdopterin converting factor subunit 1: MTQPLTVLLFGITRDLVGQSTVAVPLTKGARVADLMTHLNEQYPALANVKSILVAVNSEYAEPDTVLTPSDEVALIPPVSGG; encoded by the coding sequence ATGACTCAACCGCTTACCGTTCTGCTGTTCGGCATCACCCGCGATCTTGTCGGGCAATCGACCGTGGCCGTTCCCCTCACCAAGGGCGCTCGGGTTGCCGATCTGATGACGCACCTCAACGAGCAATACCCGGCTTTGGCCAATGTGAAATCGATTCTGGTGGCTGTCAATAGCGAATATGCCGAACCCGACACGGTGTTGACTCCTTCCGACGAAGTAGCGCTTATCCCGCCGGTGAGTGGCGGCTAA
- the nusA gene encoding transcription termination factor NusA: MNSGQLIESFADFARSKNIDRPTMIAILEEVFRTMIRKKFETDANFDVIINAESGDLEMWRTREIVDDNSEDIWDYDKIPLSEARKIQDDFEVGEQVAEEVKLEDFGRRVVQTARQTLIQRVKDLEKELLYQKYKDQVGDLISAEVYQFLKGGEIILVDGENNELSLPRGEQIPKDRYRKGEAVKAVIHRVDMNNGTPKIVLSRTSPVFLERLFEGEIPEIYDGVISIRKIVREPGERAKVAVESYDERIDPVGACVGMKGVRIHSIVRELGNENIDVINYTENLELLISRALSPAKVSSMNIDREAGRVAVFLKPDQVSLAIGKGGQNIKLAGRLVNLELDVYRETDGQEDDEDVDLMEFKDEIDEWIVDEFRRVGLDTAKSVLALSREELARRTDLEEDTIEEILNILRQEFE, encoded by the coding sequence ATGAACAGCGGACAGTTAATTGAATCCTTTGCCGATTTTGCCCGGTCGAAAAACATTGACCGGCCCACCATGATTGCGATTCTGGAAGAAGTCTTCCGCACCATGATTCGCAAAAAATTTGAAACCGACGCCAACTTCGACGTAATCATCAACGCCGAAAGTGGTGATCTGGAAATGTGGCGCACGCGCGAAATCGTGGACGACAACTCGGAAGACATCTGGGACTATGACAAAATACCCCTCTCGGAAGCCCGTAAGATTCAGGACGACTTCGAGGTGGGGGAACAAGTGGCCGAAGAGGTCAAACTAGAAGATTTTGGGCGGCGGGTTGTGCAAACGGCACGGCAAACGCTCATTCAGCGTGTTAAAGATTTAGAAAAAGAACTGCTGTACCAGAAATACAAAGACCAGGTTGGCGACCTGATTTCGGCCGAAGTATACCAATTCCTCAAAGGCGGCGAAATTATTCTGGTAGACGGAGAAAACAACGAACTGAGCCTGCCCCGTGGCGAGCAGATTCCGAAAGACCGGTACCGTAAGGGTGAGGCCGTGAAGGCTGTCATTCACCGGGTCGACATGAACAACGGCACCCCGAAAATTGTGCTGTCGCGTACGTCGCCCGTGTTCCTCGAACGCCTCTTCGAAGGTGAGATTCCTGAAATCTACGACGGCGTGATCTCGATCCGCAAGATCGTGCGTGAACCGGGCGAGCGGGCCAAAGTGGCCGTTGAATCGTACGACGAGCGCATCGACCCGGTTGGGGCCTGCGTGGGTATGAAAGGCGTGCGGATCCACTCGATTGTGCGCGAACTCGGCAACGAAAACATCGACGTAATCAACTACACCGAGAACCTCGAACTACTCATCAGCCGCGCCCTCAGCCCGGCCAAAGTAAGCTCGATGAACATTGATCGGGAGGCGGGCCGCGTTGCCGTTTTCCTCAAGCCCGATCAGGTGTCGTTGGCCATCGGGAAAGGTGGTCAGAACATTAAGCTCGCTGGCCGGTTAGTGAATCTGGAACTGGATGTATACCGCGAAACGGACGGTCAGGAAGACGACGAAGACGTTGACCTGATGGAGTTTAAAGACGAGATCGACGAGTGGATCGTTGATGAGTTCCGCCGCGTAGGGCTCGACACCGCCAAGAGTGTACTGGCCCTGAGCCGCGAAGAACTCGCCCGCCGCACCGACCTCGAAGAAGATACCATCGAGGAAATCCTGAACATTCTGCGTCAGGAGTTTGAATAA
- the rimP gene encoding ribosome maturation factor RimP codes for MNDQQRISQLLEPHLNGGEYYIVDIQVAGRQGGTLKVTVLLDSDVGITIDECARISRQLGNQMDELNFFGEAPFNLEVSSPGVGFPLSQPRQFTKNVGRTLKIETTGGQTLVGTLASVDESGIVLDVPPANISKTKRKTLTELPPEGPQTLAFDTIRKATVEITFK; via the coding sequence ATGAACGACCAGCAACGCATCAGCCAGCTACTCGAACCGCACCTGAATGGGGGCGAGTATTATATCGTTGATATTCAAGTAGCTGGTCGGCAGGGAGGAACGCTCAAAGTAACCGTGTTGCTCGACTCCGACGTGGGCATCACCATCGACGAGTGTGCGCGCATCAGCCGGCAACTGGGCAACCAGATGGATGAGCTGAATTTCTTCGGCGAGGCCCCGTTCAACCTCGAGGTATCGTCGCCCGGCGTGGGTTTCCCGCTTTCGCAACCCCGGCAGTTCACCAAAAACGTGGGCCGGACGCTAAAAATCGAGACCACGGGCGGGCAAACGCTTGTGGGTACGTTGGCTTCGGTCGACGAGTCGGGTATTGTGCTCGACGTACCGCCCGCCAACATTAGTAAAACCAAACGCAAAACGCTCACCGAACTGCCCCCCGAAGGCCCCCAAACCCTGGCGTTCGACACAATCCGGAAGGCGACTGTTGAAATAACGTTTAAATAA
- a CDS encoding endonuclease/exonuclease/phosphatase family protein, protein MALENRISLFLAFVARSVLWSVHIGLFFYTLFVYYLLHSLLSEHWFASMLMITLPVAWVGLVVLAIIWLFFRPWRALLSLAAFLIGYWLWPRTLSLDSANANTDNRPTLNLLSYNVSAFATDEFYEFKQESKKSQQLVDWVVKHPADVKCFQEFYTGSISPTYEVRQRLERAGYRYRAFLQPINDGYVGVTTFSKYPIVGQGRRAFGTFNGMVWADINLGTDTVRIINVHMQSMGIRVRRVFEKEEIDAMKSETRTVLGALKAGFVARRHEVRLIEQCVQSSPYRVIITGDFNDTPYSIIYERLRRRLHNAFEDGGSGFGFTLNRAPRFIRIDNQFYDPRLYLLRFDTHRDIPYSDHYPIEGTYAVP, encoded by the coding sequence ATGGCACTGGAGAACCGGATCAGTCTATTTTTGGCATTCGTTGCCCGGTCAGTGCTTTGGTCGGTACACATAGGGCTGTTCTTCTACACCCTATTTGTTTACTACCTGCTGCACTCGTTACTCTCGGAGCACTGGTTTGCCAGCATGCTGATGATCACGTTGCCGGTAGCCTGGGTCGGGTTGGTCGTGCTGGCGATCATCTGGCTGTTTTTCCGCCCCTGGCGGGCGCTGCTGTCCCTGGCGGCTTTTCTGATTGGCTACTGGCTGTGGCCGCGGACGTTAAGTCTCGATTCGGCCAACGCCAATACCGACAACCGCCCGACACTCAATTTGCTCAGTTACAACGTATCGGCGTTTGCGACCGACGAGTTCTACGAATTTAAGCAGGAGTCAAAAAAGAGCCAGCAGCTTGTCGACTGGGTGGTGAAACATCCGGCGGACGTTAAATGCTTTCAGGAATTTTACACGGGTAGCATCTCGCCGACCTACGAGGTGCGGCAGCGCCTTGAGCGGGCCGGCTATCGCTATCGGGCGTTTCTGCAACCGATCAACGATGGGTACGTGGGCGTGACTACGTTTTCAAAATACCCCATTGTTGGGCAGGGGCGGCGGGCGTTTGGCACCTTCAACGGCATGGTCTGGGCCGACATTAACCTAGGAACCGACACGGTCAGGATCATCAACGTGCACATGCAGTCGATGGGGATTCGGGTCCGGCGGGTGTTCGAGAAGGAAGAAATCGACGCTATGAAGTCAGAAACCCGTACCGTGTTGGGCGCGCTCAAAGCGGGGTTTGTGGCGCGTCGGCACGAGGTCCGGCTCATCGAGCAGTGCGTACAGAGCAGCCCTTACCGGGTGATTATTACGGGTGATTTCAACGATACGCCCTACAGCATCATTTACGAACGCCTGCGTCGACGCCTGCACAATGCGTTTGAAGATGGTGGGTCGGGGTTTGGCTTCACGCTCAACCGGGCCCCGCGCTTTATCCGGATCGACAATCAGTTTTACGATCCGCGCTTATACCTGCTTCGGTTCGATACCCACCGCGACATTCCTTACTCAGACCATTACCCGATTGAAGGCACCTATGCCGTGCCGTAG